The Gemmatimonadota bacterium genome window below encodes:
- a CDS encoding response regulator yields the protein MSATASPRLQRRILWVDDEVELLRPHLLFLRDRGYAVDGVSNGDDALELLAERTYDLALLDEQMPGRTGLELLEVLRREMPQQRVVMLTKSQDDATMTGAIGRSVEDYLVKPVSPLQLLSAVTRVLEGPSIRQQSLAQDFAARFGRLSIDLKDAGEADDYAAVYSELTDWHVSLSEAGETGLLDTVSSLMADLRRDFGGWVVRNYPAWLAADANGDDAGGQVPTGYDVPSWNRPGGSGRGRKRKSRRRRPSERPLLSVDVVRKHLAPRVGDAPVCFVVLDCMRLDQWRVMAPLLAEHFEIEESHHFAILPTATPFARNALFSGMFPDEIARRYPDWWGGRDKEGSMNAFEDDLLRKQLRRLTGRDVSVHYEKVFTDRRGDQVRSRVVSALGRAGSVIALVFNFVDLMTHGRSESPILMEVVRDEAALRSLTRAWFERSVAFRVLREAARSGVRVVLTTDHGSILCQHPSTVVARRDATPSLRYKFGQDLRAEVGSTAYSTQDSRDLRMPPARMGMTYLLAREGYFFVYPTKLREYQARYLNSFLHGGISPEEMIVPVANLTPR from the coding sequence ATGTCCGCCACCGCCTCGCCCCGGCTCCAACGACGCATCCTCTGGGTCGACGACGAAGTCGAACTCCTTCGTCCCCACCTGCTGTTCCTCCGCGACCGCGGTTATGCGGTGGACGGCGTGTCCAACGGCGACGACGCTCTGGAACTCCTGGCCGAGCGGACCTACGACCTGGCGCTCCTCGACGAGCAGATGCCGGGCAGAACCGGGCTCGAGCTACTCGAGGTCCTCAGGCGCGAGATGCCGCAGCAGCGCGTGGTTATGCTGACGAAGTCTCAGGACGACGCCACCATGACCGGAGCGATAGGCCGGAGCGTGGAGGACTACCTCGTCAAGCCGGTTTCGCCGCTCCAGCTTCTTTCGGCGGTGACGCGCGTTCTGGAAGGGCCGAGCATCCGCCAGCAGAGTCTGGCCCAGGACTTCGCCGCGCGTTTCGGCAGGCTCTCGATCGACCTCAAGGACGCCGGCGAAGCGGACGACTATGCCGCGGTCTACTCGGAACTGACCGACTGGCACGTCAGCCTTTCCGAAGCTGGCGAGACCGGCCTCCTGGACACCGTCTCGTCGCTGATGGCGGATCTGCGCCGCGACTTCGGAGGCTGGGTGGTGCGCAACTACCCGGCCTGGCTGGCCGCGGATGCGAACGGCGACGACGCCGGCGGTCAGGTCCCGACCGGGTACGACGTGCCGAGTTGGAACCGACCGGGTGGAAGCGGCCGGGGACGGAAAAGGAAATCCAGACGGAGGCGGCCGTCCGAACGCCCCCTTCTTTCCGTGGACGTGGTGCGCAAGCACCTGGCCCCGCGAGTGGGCGACGCACCTGTCTGCTTCGTGGTTCTCGACTGCATGCGTCTCGACCAGTGGCGGGTCATGGCGCCGCTCCTCGCCGAGCACTTCGAAATCGAGGAGTCTCACCACTTCGCCATCCTCCCTACCGCCACTCCTTTCGCCCGCAACGCCCTCTTCTCGGGCATGTTCCCGGACGAGATCGCGCGCAGATACCCGGACTGGTGGGGCGGTCGCGACAAGGAGGGCTCCATGAACGCCTTCGAGGACGATCTGCTCAGAAAGCAACTCAGAAGACTGACGGGACGGGACGTCAGCGTCCATTACGAGAAGGTGTTCACCGACCGGCGTGGGGATCAGGTGAGGTCGCGGGTCGTCTCCGCCCTGGGCAGGGCGGGATCTGTGATCGCCCTCGTCTTCAACTTCGTGGATCTGATGACGCACGGGCGCTCGGAGTCCCCCATTCTGATGGAGGTCGTTCGAGACGAGGCCGCCCTGCGCTCGCTTACCAGAGCGTGGTTCGAGCGCTCGGTCGCCTTCCGAGTTCTGAGGGAGGCGGCCAGGTCCGGGGTCCGCGTCGTGCTCACCACCGATCACGGCTCCATCCTCTGCCAGCACCCGAGCACGGTCGTGGCCCGGCGGGACGCCACGCCGTCGCTTCGCTACAAGTTCGGTCAGGATCTGCGCGCCGAGGTCGGCTCTACGGCCTACTCAACCCAGGACTCCCGCGATCTGCGCATGCCTCCGGCGAGAATGGGCATGACCTATCTGCTGGCCCGCGAGGGCTACTTCTTCGTCTATCCGACCAAATTGCGCGAGTACCAGGCCCGGTACCTCAACTCCTTCCTGCACGGCGGCATCAGCCCCGAGGAGATGATCGTTCCGGTGGCCAATCTCACTCCGCGATGA